Proteins encoded within one genomic window of Bacillus thuringiensis:
- the aroB gene encoding 3-dehydroquinate synthase — translation MGNIHIQTKSKEYDVHVGKESLSHLTTIIQNMQPSVSNIMIISDEAVANLHLQTVVDALQIEQKVFSFVVPSGEKEKSFENFYAAHTSALENKLDRNSLIIALGGGMIGDLAGFVAASFMRGIRFIQVPTTLLAHDSAVGGKVAINHPLGKNMIGAFHQPEAVVYHTPFLQSLPEKEWRSGYAEVIKHALIGDVKLYHWLKEEVQTLADLHDEKLIHILTKAIPVKANIVAQDETEKGVRAHLNFGHTLGHALEKELGYGNITHGDGVAIGMLFALFLSEQVYKVDLSYEEMKQWFLKYGYPKMPSDLNVERLVQLMKQDKKANAGAIHMVLMQEYGVVNVVSISDETVHIALEAFQKDMV, via the coding sequence ATGGGAAACATACATATTCAAACGAAATCAAAAGAATATGATGTGCATGTAGGAAAAGAATCGTTGTCACATTTGACAACAATCATTCAAAATATGCAGCCATCTGTATCAAACATCATGATCATTTCAGATGAAGCTGTTGCAAATTTACATTTACAGACAGTTGTAGATGCGTTGCAAATAGAGCAAAAAGTATTTTCATTCGTTGTACCGAGTGGCGAGAAAGAGAAGTCTTTTGAAAATTTCTATGCAGCTCATACGTCAGCTCTTGAAAATAAATTAGATAGAAATTCTTTAATTATTGCACTTGGCGGCGGGATGATTGGAGATTTAGCTGGCTTTGTTGCCGCGTCGTTTATGCGTGGAATCCGCTTTATTCAAGTTCCAACGACTTTATTAGCTCACGATAGCGCAGTAGGTGGGAAAGTAGCCATTAATCATCCGTTAGGTAAAAATATGATAGGAGCATTCCATCAACCAGAAGCAGTTGTATATCATACGCCATTTTTACAGTCTCTTCCCGAAAAAGAGTGGCGTTCAGGTTATGCAGAAGTGATAAAACATGCACTAATTGGTGATGTAAAGCTGTATCATTGGCTAAAAGAAGAAGTGCAAACATTAGCAGATCTTCATGATGAGAAGTTAATCCATATATTAACGAAGGCGATCCCTGTAAAGGCAAACATTGTAGCACAAGATGAAACAGAAAAAGGTGTACGTGCTCATTTGAACTTTGGACATACGTTAGGCCATGCTCTTGAAAAAGAACTAGGATATGGAAATATTACTCACGGTGACGGAGTAGCGATTGGAATGTTATTTGCCTTGTTTTTAAGTGAGCAAGTGTATAAGGTTGATCTTTCTTATGAAGAGATGAAGCAGTGGTTCTTAAAGTACGGCTATCCAAAAATGCCAAGTGATTTGAATGTAGAGCGTCTCGTTCAATTGATGAAACAAGATAAGAAAGCGAATGCTGGAGCAATTCATATGGTGTTAATGCAGGAATATGGGGTAGTGAATGTCGTATCTATTTCAGATGAGACTGTTCATATTGCGTTAGAGGCATTTCAAAAAGATATGGTTTAA
- the hisC gene encoding histidinol-phosphate transaminase, with the protein MRVKEQLLTLRAYVPGKNIEEVKREYGLSKIVKLASNENPFGCSARVTEALTSLASQYALYPDGYAFELRTKVAEHLGVKAEQLLFGSGLDEVIQMISRALLHEGTNIVMANPTFSQYHHHAVIEGAEVREVPLKDGIHDLDAMLEQVDEKTKIVWICNPNNPTGTYVEKQKLLSFLESVPKSALVIMDEAYYEYAGAEDYPQTLPLLEKYENLMVLRTFSKAYGLAAFRIGYAVGNAKLIGQLEVARLPFNTSTVAQSVAIAALEDQKFLEECVQKNAEGLNQYYAFCTEYNVFYYPSQTNFIFLKLGIPGNEAFERLMKKGYIVRSGAAFGIHDGIRITVGLKEENDEIIELLKGLVKEQVKKEETYS; encoded by the coding sequence ATGAGAGTGAAAGAGCAATTGTTAACTTTGAGAGCGTATGTGCCTGGGAAAAACATTGAAGAAGTAAAAAGGGAATATGGATTATCAAAAATTGTGAAATTAGCATCGAACGAAAATCCATTCGGTTGCTCAGCACGTGTGACAGAAGCATTAACTTCTTTAGCAAGCCAATATGCCCTTTATCCAGATGGATATGCCTTTGAACTTCGGACAAAAGTAGCGGAACATTTAGGTGTAAAAGCAGAACAACTACTATTTGGTAGTGGATTAGATGAAGTCATTCAAATGATTAGCCGAGCGTTACTACATGAAGGAACAAACATTGTAATGGCGAATCCTACGTTTTCACAATATCATCACCATGCTGTTATTGAAGGAGCAGAAGTTCGTGAAGTACCACTTAAAGATGGTATTCACGATTTAGATGCAATGCTAGAGCAAGTAGATGAGAAAACGAAGATTGTCTGGATTTGTAACCCGAATAATCCAACAGGTACATATGTAGAAAAACAAAAATTACTTTCATTTTTAGAATCAGTTCCTAAGTCAGCGCTTGTTATTATGGACGAAGCATATTATGAATATGCGGGAGCAGAAGACTATCCGCAAACATTACCACTTCTTGAAAAGTATGAAAATCTTATGGTTTTACGCACGTTTTCAAAAGCATATGGTTTAGCTGCTTTCCGTATTGGATATGCGGTTGGTAATGCAAAGTTAATTGGGCAGTTAGAAGTAGCAAGGTTACCATTTAATACATCGACTGTAGCGCAATCTGTAGCAATAGCTGCATTAGAAGATCAAAAGTTTCTAGAAGAATGTGTGCAGAAAAACGCTGAAGGTTTAAATCAATACTATGCATTTTGTACGGAATATAACGTATTCTATTATCCATCTCAAACAAATTTCATTTTCTTAAAACTTGGTATTCCTGGTAATGAAGCTTTCGAACGATTAATGAAGAAAGGATATATTGTTCGTTCTGGAGCTGCATTTGGTATACATGATGGTATTCGTATTACTGTCGGTTTGAAAGAAGAAAATGATGAAATTATAGAATTACTGAAAGGGCTTGTAAAAGAGCAAGTAAAAAAAGAAGAAACATACTCTTAA
- a CDS encoding tetratricopeptide repeat protein, with protein sequence MQKFEQAVSYIENGEAEKGLQLLKEQLKIANDEEKYDIARYYHTLGFTDEALAITEDLRLLYPEESEFTVFLAELYIDLDKEDEAIEVLHDIPENDDLYVQSLLLVADLFQMQGFDDVAEQKLLKAKEMMPDEPVITFGLAELYSSKGEEQKAITHYESLLAEHKAMGGVVIALRLAETLSAIGNWEEAISYYEAGLEEQKDIHSLFGYAFTLYQGEEYQRAIGAWQELKELDPEYASLYMYLAKSYEKEGMLQESYETLQEGIKVDELSVPFYVELANIAAKLGKIAEAEEVLQKALELDPGHIGATLKYAYILKEQEKYEELIGVVERAIDSGEPDTQLLWDLAFAKKQLEMYSDALKHYESAYTSFKNHPDFLEEYGYFLLEEGMRKEAKEIFTQLIQLDPTQIHIEELLYNLEDFS encoded by the coding sequence ATGCAAAAGTTTGAACAAGCTGTTTCATATATTGAAAATGGTGAAGCTGAAAAAGGGTTACAATTATTAAAAGAACAATTAAAAATTGCGAATGATGAAGAGAAGTATGATATCGCTCGCTATTATCATACACTTGGATTTACGGATGAAGCGTTAGCTATTACAGAAGACTTACGTTTATTGTATCCAGAAGAAAGTGAATTCACTGTATTTTTAGCAGAATTATATATTGATCTAGACAAAGAAGATGAAGCGATTGAAGTGCTTCATGATATTCCAGAAAATGATGATTTATATGTTCAATCGTTATTACTTGTTGCGGATTTATTCCAAATGCAAGGTTTCGATGATGTAGCAGAACAAAAACTACTAAAGGCGAAAGAAATGATGCCTGATGAGCCTGTTATTACGTTTGGCTTAGCAGAGTTATATAGTAGTAAAGGTGAAGAACAAAAGGCAATCACTCATTATGAGTCGCTATTAGCGGAACATAAAGCAATGGGTGGTGTTGTCATTGCACTTCGCCTCGCAGAAACGTTAAGTGCGATTGGAAATTGGGAAGAAGCGATCTCTTACTACGAAGCAGGTTTAGAGGAACAAAAAGATATCCATTCATTATTTGGATATGCCTTCACACTATACCAAGGTGAAGAATACCAAAGAGCAATTGGTGCTTGGCAAGAACTAAAAGAATTGGATCCTGAGTATGCATCACTTTACATGTATTTAGCGAAAAGCTATGAAAAAGAAGGGATGCTTCAAGAAAGCTATGAAACACTTCAAGAAGGAATTAAAGTAGATGAGCTTTCTGTACCATTTTATGTAGAATTAGCGAACATTGCGGCGAAATTAGGGAAAATAGCGGAAGCAGAGGAAGTGCTTCAAAAAGCACTTGAGTTAGATCCAGGACATATAGGTGCAACATTAAAATATGCGTATATCTTAAAAGAACAAGAAAAGTATGAAGAGCTAATTGGAGTTGTAGAGCGTGCTATTGATAGCGGAGAACCGGATACACAACTACTTTGGGATCTTGCGTTTGCAAAAAAACAATTAGAAATGTATTCTGATGCATTAAAACACTATGAAAGTGCATATACTTCTTTTAAGAATCATCCAGACTTCTTGGAAGAGTACGGTTATTTCTTATTGGAAGAAGGTATGCGAAAAGAGGCGAAAGAAATATTTACACAGTTAATACAACTAGACCCGACACAAATTCATATTGAAGAATTGTTATATAATTTAGAGGATTTTTCATAA
- a CDS encoding ReoY family proteolytic degradation factor, with translation MNTPVSVNEKKDFVKWFLNNYQLKQRECVWILNYLMSHDQLMHKVHFVEHAKYCPRGLVMSANCVKDTPFHFFKQNVMTTDAEKSFHDIRLNRDEDIYIQLNFKSSFQNANYVAVLEENPYLPKHIEVNEKDRLLAERFLEESVFSFRRERLLKQIDEALDKQDKEAFHRLTAELKML, from the coding sequence ATGAATACCCCTGTTTCTGTAAACGAGAAGAAGGATTTTGTAAAATGGTTTTTGAATAATTACCAACTGAAACAGCGTGAATGTGTATGGATTTTGAATTATTTAATGAGTCACGACCAATTGATGCATAAAGTCCACTTCGTAGAGCATGCAAAATATTGTCCGCGTGGCTTAGTGATGTCCGCGAATTGTGTAAAAGATACACCGTTTCACTTTTTCAAACAAAATGTTATGACAACAGATGCTGAAAAATCGTTTCATGATATTCGTTTAAATCGAGATGAAGACATTTATATTCAACTCAATTTTAAATCATCATTTCAAAATGCTAATTATGTAGCTGTATTAGAAGAAAACCCGTATTTACCAAAGCATATTGAAGTAAATGAAAAAGATCGTTTACTTGCAGAAAGATTTTTAGAAGAAAGTGTATTTTCTTTTAGAAGAGAACGTCTTTTGAAACAAATTGATGAAGCGCTGGATAAGCAAGATAAGGAAGCGTTTCATAGGTTAACAGCGGAGTTAAAGATGTTATAG
- a CDS encoding YpiF family protein, whose product MKWIVKDVEQFEQAREYVDTGVIPLLSISAAKEMKMVVEQGEFIELLSMELEREYKGRVLLLPAFTYLVESQKNEKGRLQEWTNHLQKQGFKHIAYVTSDFSWKEDMQELQGDLFWFPSLALEQFSDQAKREVIHAHIKNIMVMLEEKWGK is encoded by the coding sequence TTGAAATGGATTGTAAAAGATGTGGAACAGTTTGAGCAAGCAAGAGAATATGTAGATACAGGTGTTATACCACTTTTATCAATTTCGGCAGCGAAAGAAATGAAAATGGTAGTAGAACAAGGTGAATTTATCGAATTGTTGAGTATGGAGTTGGAAAGAGAATATAAAGGAAGGGTGCTTTTACTACCTGCATTTACGTATTTAGTAGAAAGTCAAAAAAATGAAAAAGGTCGTTTGCAAGAATGGACAAATCATTTACAAAAGCAAGGTTTTAAGCATATTGCTTATGTTACAAGTGATTTTTCATGGAAAGAAGATATGCAAGAATTACAAGGGGATTTATTTTGGTTTCCTTCGTTAGCTTTAGAACAATTTAGTGATCAAGCGAAAAGAGAAGTTATTCATGCACATATAAAAAATATAATGGTGATGTTAGAAGAAAAATGGGGAAAGTAA
- the qcrA gene encoding menaquinol-cytochrome c reductase iron-sulfur subunit, with protein MGEKEHRVSRRQFLNYTLTGVGGFMAAGILMPMTRFALDPVLRKEAGTDMVAVAQVKDITTEPKRFDFKVKQVDGWYKSEEPKSAWVHKDESGDIVAFSPVCKHLGCTVNWNSDKAHPNQFFCPCHGGRYTKDGMNIKGTPPLAPLDVYESKVKDGTLYLGKAKPRGGAK; from the coding sequence GTGGGCGAGAAAGAACATCGTGTGTCAAGAAGACAGTTTTTAAATTACACCCTTACAGGGGTAGGAGGCTTTATGGCAGCGGGTATTTTAATGCCGATGACGCGATTTGCGCTTGATCCGGTGTTAAGAAAAGAAGCGGGAACGGATATGGTTGCTGTTGCACAAGTAAAGGATATTACAACAGAGCCGAAACGTTTCGACTTTAAGGTGAAACAGGTTGATGGTTGGTACAAGTCCGAAGAGCCAAAATCAGCTTGGGTTCATAAAGATGAAAGCGGAGACATTGTTGCGTTCTCTCCAGTATGTAAACATTTAGGATGTACAGTTAACTGGAATTCGGACAAAGCACATCCGAATCAATTCTTTTGTCCATGTCACGGGGGCCGTTACACAAAAGACGGGATGAACATTAAAGGCACGCCGCCCCTTGCTCCACTTGATGTATACGAATCTAAAGTGAAAGATGGAACGTTGTATCTAGGAAAAGCGAAGCCAAGAGGGGGTGCAAAGTAG
- the qcrB gene encoding menaquinol-cytochrome c reductase cytochrome b subunit: MLNKIYDWVDERLDITPIWRDIADHEVPEHVNPAHHFSAFVYCFGGLTFFVTVIQILSGMFLTMYYVPDIKNAWESVYYLQNEVAYGQIVRGMHHWGASLVIVMMFLHTLRVFFQGAYKKPRELNWIVGVLIFFVMLGLGFTGYLLPWDMKALFATKVGIQIAEQTPLIGPYIKTLLAGHSEIVGAQTLTRFFAIHVFFLPAALLGLMAFHFIMIRKQGISGPL; encoded by the coding sequence ATGCTAAATAAAATTTATGATTGGGTAGATGAAAGGTTAGATATTACACCAATATGGCGTGATATCGCTGATCATGAAGTACCTGAACATGTAAACCCGGCACATCACTTTTCTGCATTCGTTTATTGCTTTGGCGGACTTACCTTTTTCGTTACTGTAATTCAAATTTTATCTGGAATGTTTTTGACGATGTATTATGTGCCTGATATTAAAAATGCTTGGGAATCGGTTTATTATTTGCAAAATGAAGTTGCATATGGGCAAATTGTTCGTGGTATGCACCACTGGGGTGCTAGTCTCGTAATTGTAATGATGTTTTTACATACACTTAGAGTTTTCTTCCAGGGTGCGTATAAAAAGCCTCGTGAGCTAAACTGGATTGTTGGTGTTCTTATTTTCTTTGTTATGTTAGGTCTTGGTTTTACCGGATATTTATTACCGTGGGATATGAAAGCGTTATTTGCTACGAAAGTAGGGATTCAAATTGCAGAGCAAACGCCACTCATTGGTCCTTACATTAAAACATTACTCGCTGGTCATTCCGAAATTGTTGGCGCTCAAACATTAACTCGCTTCTTTGCTATTCACGTCTTCTTCTTACCAGCAGCACTTCTAGGTTTAATGGCCTTCCACTTCATCATGATTCGCAAACAAGGTATTTCCGGTCCACTATAA
- the qcrC gene encoding menaquinol-cytochrome c reductase cytochrome b/c subunit produces the protein MHRGKGMKFVGDSRVPVARKPNIPKDYSEYPGKTEAFWPNFLLKEWMVGAVFLIGYLCLTVAHPSPLERMADPTDAGYIPLPDWYFLFLYQLLKYSYASGSFTVIGAFIMPGIAFGALLLAPFLDRGPERRPLKRPVATGFMLLAIASIIFLTWESVAHHDWEAAKKQGAIVKTAPVDKNDDGYKLMQKNTCLTCHGDNLQGGAAAPALQNLTLKPEEIAKIAKEGKGSMPKGVFKGTDEELKKLSEFVAKYNKK, from the coding sequence ATGCATCGCGGCAAAGGGATGAAGTTTGTAGGAGATTCTCGGGTACCAGTAGCTCGGAAACCAAATATTCCAAAAGACTATTCTGAATACCCAGGGAAAACAGAAGCATTTTGGCCGAATTTCTTGTTAAAAGAATGGATGGTTGGTGCAGTTTTTTTAATCGGTTATTTATGTTTAACAGTGGCGCATCCGTCACCGCTTGAGAGAATGGCGGATCCAACTGATGCTGGGTATATACCACTTCCAGACTGGTATTTCTTATTCTTGTATCAGTTATTAAAGTATTCTTATGCTTCTGGCTCATTTACTGTAATTGGAGCGTTCATTATGCCAGGGATTGCGTTTGGCGCATTACTGTTAGCTCCATTTCTTGATCGAGGCCCAGAAAGACGCCCATTGAAGCGTCCTGTAGCAACGGGATTTATGCTTTTAGCAATTGCATCGATTATCTTTTTAACTTGGGAATCTGTAGCACACCACGACTGGGAAGCTGCAAAAAAACAAGGAGCAATTGTAAAAACAGCACCAGTTGATAAAAATGATGACGGTTATAAATTAATGCAAAAAAATACTTGTTTAACATGTCACGGTGACAATTTACAGGGCGGCGCAGCAGCACCGGCACTGCAAAATTTAACTTTGAAACCAGAAGAAATTGCTAAAATTGCGAAAGAGGGAAAAGGTTCCATGCCTAAAGGTGTATTTAAAGGTACAGATGAGGAACTGAAGAAGCTTTCGGAATTCGTTGCAAAGTATAATAAAAAATAA
- a CDS encoding DUF1405 domain-containing protein, producing the protein MVYLYAMLRQRSVLLFLLVVNILGTIYGFIWYGNQLKETSPIFWPFVPDSPMASLFFVFVLIAFLIKRNWGLIEALAIVTLIKYGIWAVVVNGVTIYVKGPIGLIGYMLMLSHFAMAVQAVLYAPFYRIKKWHFAVAAIWTLHNDAIDYLFWQMPRYGIMHLFVGEIGYFTFWLSIAVLCMTYYYCLRENRKQFSL; encoded by the coding sequence TTGGTTTACTTGTATGCAATGTTAAGGCAACGCTCCGTATTATTATTTTTATTAGTTGTTAACATATTAGGTACAATTTACGGATTTATATGGTATGGAAATCAATTAAAAGAAACTTCCCCTATATTTTGGCCGTTTGTACCTGATAGTCCTATGGCGAGTCTCTTTTTTGTCTTTGTTTTAATTGCTTTTTTAATAAAGAGAAATTGGGGATTAATAGAGGCGCTAGCGATTGTTACTTTAATAAAGTATGGAATATGGGCTGTTGTTGTAAATGGGGTTACGATCTATGTAAAAGGTCCTATTGGTCTTATCGGGTATATGCTAATGCTTTCACATTTTGCGATGGCAGTACAAGCAGTGCTATATGCACCGTTTTACCGTATAAAAAAATGGCATTTTGCGGTAGCAGCTATATGGACATTACATAACGATGCAATTGATTATTTATTTTGGCAAATGCCGAGATATGGAATTATGCATTTGTTTGTAGGAGAAATTGGTTATTTTACGTTCTGGCTAAGCATTGCTGTGCTTTGTATGACATATTATTATTGCTTACGTGAGAACCGAAAACAGTTTTCTTTATGA
- a CDS encoding TIGR01906 family membrane protein, whose product MKKNKSGIKILDRLIMIVVSYSIAFSIFALATTAVVYGKWLYYFEIDFLNIPDLADMTKDDIKRNYDVLITYLSPFYDGALQLPTLDMSTNGRIHFVDVKNILVKIQYVMYATIMITMVGGIYLLKKKNEKFLLHGSIVTIIFPIALMLPIAINFEKSFVLFHKLLFSNDYWMFDIETDPIILMLPEEFFMHAACAILLFILCGSILCYSLYKYFVKKKRISKEKFSV is encoded by the coding sequence ATGAAGAAAAATAAGAGTGGTATAAAAATATTGGATCGATTGATTATGATAGTTGTTTCATATAGCATAGCATTTTCTATATTTGCACTCGCAACAACGGCGGTTGTATACGGAAAATGGCTATATTATTTTGAAATTGATTTTTTAAATATTCCAGATTTAGCTGATATGACGAAAGATGACATTAAGAGAAATTATGATGTGCTTATCACATATTTATCGCCGTTTTATGATGGAGCATTACAGTTGCCTACATTAGATATGTCTACAAATGGTCGTATTCATTTTGTAGATGTTAAAAATATTTTAGTGAAAATTCAATATGTAATGTATGCGACAATTATGATTACAATGGTAGGCGGCATTTATTTATTAAAAAAGAAAAATGAAAAGTTTTTACTACACGGATCGATTGTAACAATTATCTTTCCGATAGCGCTCATGTTACCGATTGCTATTAATTTTGAAAAGAGTTTTGTATTATTCCATAAGCTTTTATTTAGTAATGATTATTGGATGTTTGATATTGAAACGGATCCAATTATATTAATGTTACCAGAAGAATTCTTTATGCATGCTGCGTGTGCTATTTTATTATTTATTTTATGCGGCAGCATACTTTGTTACAGCTTGTATAAATATTTCGTAAAAAAGAAAAGGATTTCAAAGGAAAAATTCTCTGTTTAA
- the ypjB gene encoding sporulation protein YpjB, which yields MKRTLIGLIAFLIIMFPLRIYAEEWSELTGLLDDSLQLVKRNEDEKAVQVLQHFSEQFVIKGNEKKQEVTPDQVRVISLAYDKAKQSLVEEDFSKQVKIDNVLALQFAVDAQVSKYQPLWMERERKVMDAFSKMEKAMKKEDTGQFQQTLNTFLHEFNIIYPSLMIALPENEVQRVNAHLSYLDEFRNVMLKTKGGQMQLGIIKGDLQKIFHTVKKDEIAPSLIWFMTITGGLILFTLTYVGWRKYKGEREKRKSNAHSKNR from the coding sequence ATGAAGAGAACATTAATTGGATTGATAGCATTTCTAATTATAATGTTTCCGTTACGTATATATGCTGAAGAGTGGAGTGAACTAACAGGTTTGTTAGACGACTCATTACAATTAGTGAAGCGTAATGAAGATGAAAAAGCAGTACAAGTATTACAACATTTCTCAGAACAGTTTGTCATAAAGGGGAATGAAAAGAAGCAAGAAGTAACACCAGATCAAGTTAGAGTTATTTCTTTAGCTTATGACAAGGCGAAACAATCACTTGTGGAAGAAGATTTCAGTAAACAAGTTAAAATTGATAATGTGTTAGCCCTGCAGTTCGCAGTTGATGCGCAAGTATCAAAGTATCAACCACTTTGGATGGAAAGAGAAAGAAAAGTAATGGATGCCTTTTCTAAAATGGAAAAAGCGATGAAAAAAGAAGATACGGGACAGTTTCAACAAACGTTAAACACATTTTTACATGAATTTAATATTATTTATCCAAGTTTAATGATTGCCTTGCCAGAAAACGAAGTGCAGCGTGTAAATGCCCATTTATCTTATTTGGATGAATTTCGTAACGTTATGCTAAAAACGAAAGGTGGGCAAATGCAATTAGGAATCATTAAAGGGGATTTGCAAAAAATATTTCACACAGTAAAAAAAGATGAAATTGCACCCTCTCTCATTTGGTTTATGACAATTACTGGAGGCCTTATTTTATTCACATTGACTTACGTTGGGTGGAGAAAGTATAAAGGGGAGAGAGAAAAAAGAAAAAGTAATGCACACTCTAAGAATAGATAA
- a CDS encoding zinc metallopeptidase, which translates to MFYLIYFAIILIIPLYAQSKVRSAYSKYSQVYSTSGMTGAEVARKILDENGLYNVAVEETPGHLSDHYDPTAKTVRLSTDNYYGHSVAGTAVAAHEVGHAIQDAKDYNFMRIRHSLVPVANFGSNISWVFIMIGAFASMSNLLLLGIILMAAGVVFQLVTLPVEFDASKRAMQQIEALGIVSTDEYGQARKVLNAAALTYVAAAAVAVFELLRLVLMYTGMQRSDD; encoded by the coding sequence ATGTTTTATTTAATTTACTTCGCGATCATTTTGATCATACCGTTGTATGCACAGTCAAAAGTACGTAGTGCCTATAGCAAGTATTCACAAGTTTATTCAACATCAGGTATGACAGGAGCAGAAGTGGCTCGGAAAATTTTGGATGAAAATGGATTGTACAACGTAGCTGTTGAAGAAACACCAGGTCATTTATCAGACCATTATGATCCAACTGCCAAAACAGTTCGCTTATCAACAGATAACTATTACGGTCATTCAGTTGCTGGAACTGCAGTAGCAGCGCATGAAGTAGGACACGCAATTCAAGATGCAAAAGATTATAACTTTATGCGTATTCGTCATTCGTTAGTGCCAGTTGCAAACTTTGGATCGAATATTTCTTGGGTATTTATTATGATTGGTGCCTTTGCATCTATGTCTAACTTATTGTTATTAGGTATCATCTTAATGGCAGCAGGTGTTGTGTTCCAACTTGTTACATTACCAGTTGAGTTTGATGCATCAAAGCGTGCAATGCAACAAATTGAAGCATTAGGTATCGTATCAACAGATGAATATGGGCAAGCTCGTAAAGTATTAAATGCGGCAGCATTAACATATGTAGCGGCTGCAGCTGTAGCGGTATTTGAATTATTACGTCTCGTATTAATGTATACTGGTATGCAGCGTAGCGACGACTAA
- a CDS encoding uracil-DNA glycosylase: MKYPDHLVKQVKERSAPYQLEGFLSGQGPENPKFMLLGEAPGETEIHNGIPFSGRAGKQLMGFLERIHVTREEVYITSAVRSRPYKWREKKERNGEIIQKKYNRTPNQGEVVAHASLLDYELEKINPKLIVTLGNIGLQRLTGKDKKITDVHGQLLKQPIQKLKDMQSAEFTWSEKEYHIFPTFHPASIFYNRSLLELIYEDLEKLKKYVIKN; the protein is encoded by the coding sequence ATGAAATATCCAGACCATTTAGTAAAACAAGTGAAAGAGCGTAGTGCTCCTTATCAATTAGAAGGTTTTTTAAGTGGACAAGGTCCTGAAAATCCCAAATTTATGTTGTTAGGAGAAGCGCCTGGTGAAACAGAAATTCATAATGGGATTCCGTTTAGCGGGAGGGCGGGAAAACAATTAATGGGTTTTTTAGAACGTATTCACGTTACAAGGGAAGAAGTATATATTACGAGCGCTGTTCGAAGTAGACCTTATAAATGGCGAGAGAAAAAAGAACGAAATGGTGAAATCATACAAAAAAAGTATAATAGAACGCCAAATCAAGGAGAAGTAGTTGCCCATGCGTCTTTGTTAGATTATGAATTAGAGAAAATAAATCCGAAGCTTATCGTAACGCTTGGCAATATCGGTCTTCAACGTTTAACAGGAAAAGATAAAAAAATCACAGATGTACACGGGCAATTATTAAAACAGCCCATTCAAAAATTAAAGGATATGCAAAGTGCAGAGTTTACATGGTCAGAGAAAGAATATCATATTTTTCCGACCTTTCATCCAGCCTCCATTTTTTATAATCGGAGCTTATTGGAGCTTATTTATGAGGATTTAGAGAAACTTAAAAAATATGTAATAAAAAACTAG